One stretch of Candidatus Latescibacter sp. DNA includes these proteins:
- a CDS encoding TonB family protein, translating into MPHKVPSADLHRKSPWIFLISLAISLVLTVPLLFFPFYGQESGGKKFTPAPVIIMLQNIPETRQVLRTPAPPKPFIPSAQPIAYEKAVAPEAVTIPDTKLEQEAVPQAPPALLVPDKGGADTLKSAAAEEKSIYKYLEVKEPPQRIRTVVPEYPEMASRAGIEGTVYLKVLVNSKGLVDSVEVQRGPKIFQNSAIKAAQSTTFAPARQNDKAVACWVILSFRFVRENKQP; encoded by the coding sequence GTGCCGCACAAAGTGCCATCTGCCGACCTGCACCGGAAATCTCCCTGGATTTTTCTTATAAGCCTGGCAATTTCCCTGGTTTTGACTGTGCCGCTTTTGTTTTTCCCCTTTTACGGTCAGGAGAGCGGAGGGAAAAAATTCACACCTGCTCCGGTGATCATCATGCTTCAAAATATTCCGGAAACCCGCCAGGTGTTGCGTACCCCTGCGCCTCCGAAACCTTTCATTCCAAGCGCACAGCCCATCGCTTACGAAAAGGCTGTCGCGCCGGAGGCTGTCACCATACCGGACACAAAACTGGAACAGGAGGCGGTTCCACAGGCGCCACCGGCCCTTCTCGTCCCGGACAAGGGAGGAGCGGACACCCTGAAGAGCGCCGCCGCCGAGGAAAAATCCATCTACAAATACCTTGAAGTGAAAGAACCCCCCCAGCGCATCAGAACGGTAGTTCCGGAATATCCGGAAATGGCTTCCCGCGCCGGGATAGAGGGCACTGTATATCTCAAGGTGCTGGTGAACAGCAAGGGACTGGTGGATTCAGTGGAGGTTCAGCGGGGGCCGAAAATATTCCAGAACTCAGCAATCAAAGCCGCACAGTCTACTACATTTGCTCCTGCCCGGCAGAATGATAAAGCGGTGGCCTGCTGGGTGATTCTTTCATTCCGTTTTGTCAGGGAAAACAAGCAGCCCTAA